The Aliivibrio salmonicida LFI1238 genome contains the following window.
GCTTGCTGGTGAGTTGCTAGGAACGGCGGGTTACTTTCTTTGGATTGGTTTATCTGCGGTAACGGTTGGTATTTTATATTCATTTATTCCAATGAGTTGGCAGTTACAATGGGTTAGTTTTTCTGTTTTTTCACTGTTTTCAACGTGGTTATGGTGGCGTTATCAACATAAAAAAGACATTAAATCGGACTCTACGCGGCAGTTGAATCAAAAAGACAAACAATTATTGGGACAAATAACACGTTTAGATGACGATGTGCTTGCCGGGAATTGTCGAATTAAGCTAGGCGATACGACATGGTCGGCAAAAAGTTTTGAAAATATTTCAAAGGGAACCATGGTTTGTGTCGTGTCTGTTGACGGTATTATTTTGACGATTGAACCCGTTAAAGACTGATTTAACAATGTTATAAATTAAGTGGCTATTGAATTGCGATAATAAGTAATTCAATAGCCACTTTTTTTACGCTTTAAATGTAAGTAATGAAATGTACTGCCATTTACCTCACATTCTATCGTAATTATTAACATTTTAAGTGGTGTTAAAATATATGACTTTTGGTCATTTTTATTTTATCGCGATCCTGCCGATAAACATAATTACAAGAAACATTAATTCGGCGTACGCACTCATGGATGAGTTATTAACATTATTTAAGGTTGTAAAACATCATGAGTTACAAAAATTTAGCAGTAAGAACCAAAATTGCCGTTGTATTTTCAGCAATTGGTTTAGTGATGATAGCGTTTGCTATTTTCTTGTTACAAGAATTGTAAAACGTAGAAGATACGGTAGTAAATTTTACGGACTCTACGGTACCAAGTTTACTTTCGGTTGAAGATATTAATTTTGAAATGAACACGCTACGTCGAAATCAATACGCAGCACTAACCTACCCTAAAAATCTACTTCCGGGACTGATTACTTCTCTAAAAGAACAAGAGAGAAATGTTGAGAAATTAATTGCGGCGTATGGCGCAACGGTTGTTAGCGATGGTGAACAAAGAGTTTTTGACCGCGTGAACAACAGCTGGAAAGCTTATATGGCTCCACTTGAACCTTTCCTTGCCCAAGTCAGTGCAGATAACAGAGCGGAAGCACAGAAGAGCTTACTAGGTTCATTCAAAGAGTTTCAAGATGTTGGTGTTGCAATGGACGGATTATTGAAATTAAACTTAACGTTTGTTACAGATAACCGCGTATCTATGATGGGAAGTATTGCGAATGTATCTACAATTACAAAAGTCTCTTTCTCTGCACTAATCGCCTTCATGATTTTTATTACGTTCTTCTTGGCTCGTCAAATCTGTCGTCCATTGAACCTTGTTGTAGAGCAATCAAAAGCAATTGCTTCTGGTGATTTAACATTCCAACTTCAACGTGATGAAATTGGAAATGATGAACTGGGTGCATTAGCCGATACGAATATTGAAATGCAAAACCAGTTACGCATACTTATTGAAGACACTATTTCTGCGGTAACTCAGCTTTCTGCAGCAGTAGAAGAAATGAGTGCGATTTCAGAGCAATCGTCTCGTGGCATGCAACAACAACAATCTGATATTACAACGGTAGCGGCTGCTATGGAGCAGATGAAAGCGACGGTTGCAGAAGTGGCAAATAACACAGAAACGGCGTCTACATCAGCATTAGAAGCATCGGAAGAAGCAAAACAAGGTAACCAAGACGTTCAATCAAATATCGAGCAGATTCAAATTGTATCTCGTGATATTGAACAAGCCGGTGAATTGGTTGAAGAGTTAGAGCGTGAATCAAACAACATCAGTGTTGTGGTTGAAGTGATCCGTGGAATTGCCGATCAAACGAACCTATTGGCATTAAACGCCGCAATTGAAGCCGCGCGTGCGGGTGAACAAGGGCGTGGTTTTGCTGTTGTTGCAGATGAAGTTCGTTCTCTTGCAGGTCGTACTCAAGCATCAACCAGTGAAATTGTCGATATCATTGAGAAGCTACAAGCAAGTGCTGCTCACGCGAAGATCGCAACGGATCAAAGCTGTTCTAAAATTCGTATCTGTGTAGAGCAAAGTGTTCAAACGGGTCAATCAATTCAAATGATTGAAGAAACCATGATGAAAGTTGCTGATACGGGTATTCAAATTGCAAGTGCATGTAGTGAACAAGATTCGGTAACCGAAGAGCTTGGTCGTAACATTCAAAGCATGAGTTTGTCTGCAAGTGAAGTGGCACTAGGTGCTGACCAAACCGCGCAATCAAGTGTTGAATTAGCGCAATTGGCGTCAACACTTCAACAATCATTGTCTCGTTTTAAAGTATAAGTAACACACTTGCTTTAACTATTCGATATAAAAAAAGGAGATCATGAGATCTAATGCCGATCATTTAAGGTAAATATGATCGGTTGACCGATCCTTTTTAGATGTCAAAATCCAAGTGTATTTTATGCACTTGGATTTTTTTATGGATGTTTCTCAAGCTCTAAACATAATCAATGACTGGAAACCTAGCAACGTAGAGACTCTCGCTGATTTACTTCCAATCCATCTGATTGATGAGGCTTATTCTCTCACTGATACGGTGACGATGAGGAAGCGAAAGCTTACTCTTGAATCAATGGTATGGTTACTTGTTGGTATGGCTATCTATAACAATAAATCCATGAAGGATTTAGTTAATCAGCTTGATATTGTAGACCGTACAGGTAAAGCTTTTGTCGCTCCTAGTGCCCTTACTCAGCGCCGAAAAAATCTAGGTGAAGCAGCAATGAAAGCAGTCTTTGAGCGAATGACAAGTTCCTGGCTTAAGAGTGCTAATCTTCCTAAATGGAATGGACTAACTCTCTTAGGCGTTGATGGTGTTGTATGGAGAGCACCTGATAACCAGAAAAATGAAGAGGCTTTTTCTCGCCAAAAAGGAACTCAATATCCACAGGTAAGAATGGTTTGCCAAATGGAGCTAAGCAGTCATCTTATTACAGCGAGCGCTTTCGATAATTACAATACAAATGAAATGATATTGGCAGAGAAGTTAATAGATAGTACACCTGACCATAGCGTAACTATGTTCGATAAGGGGTTCTATTCATTAGGATTACTACATAAATGGCAGATGACAGGCTCAGAGCGTCACTGGCTTATTCCCCTTAAAAAAAATACTCAATATGAAATAATTCGATCGCTAGGTCGTAATGACAAACTTGTTATTCTTCGGAGTAACCCAAGAGCAAGAAAACTGTTTTCTAATTTACCTGAAACGATGACTGCTCGTCTCGTGACTCGAAAAATTAAAGGAAAAGATTATCAAGTTCTGACGTCAATGATTGACCCATTACGTTACCCATTGAAAGATATAGTCGGTCTTTATGAGCATCGTTGGGAAATAGAATTGGGTTACCGAGAGCAGAAACAATACATGTTAGGAAATCGCTTAACACTACGAAGCCGTCTGCCTGAATTAGTGAAACAAGAACTATGGGGTATCTTGTTGACTTATAATTTAATTCGCTACCAAATGGTAGAGCTTTGCTTTAATTTAAAAGGAAATTATCTCCCTTATCAATTGAGTTTTAATGGGACACTTGCTCATGTATCTGCATTATTAGTTGGTTTACCATACTCAACGCCAGGAGCGATCCCTCGACAATTAAAAGGCTTCCACCAGATGGCTGAAAGCTTAATACTTGATAGGCGAAGGGAAAGAACATTCCCTCGAATGGTAAAACCAAGACCTCAACGATATGCCAGAAACAAGAATGCCATTCACCCTTAAGTGAACGGCATTAGATCATGAGATCTCCTTTTTATTGTTTGTCTCTTAGTGAACATCAGAGATAGGACGTAAAGTTATACTCTTTCTTTAATCGCTTTGATTAATACAGAGGTATCCATTCGGCCTAACCCTTGCTCTTGTAACCCTTGGTATTCTTTATCTACTTCTTCTGTTAGTGGGAGTGAAATACCGTGTGTCTTTGCTTCATCTAAGCAAATGCCTAAATCTTTTCTCATCCAATCAATCGCAAAACCAAAATCGAATTTATCTTGTGCCATTGTGCTTGCGCGATTTTCCATCTGCCATGAACCTGCCGCGCCGTGTTTCAGAGTATCAACCACTAAATCGATATCTAAATTGGCTTTTTCGGCAAGAATAAGGGCTTCACTTAACCCTTTCAATACGCCAGCAATACAGATTTGGTTTGCCATCTTACAACGTTGACCTTGGCCATTTTTACCCAGTAACGTCACTGATTTTGCAAAGCTTTGGATCACAGGTTTTGCGGTAGCGAAGGTATGTTCATCTCCCCCACACATTACCGTTAATGCTCCGTTTTCAGCGCCAGCTTGGCCACCAGAAACGGGAGCATCAATAAACGTATTGCCTTGTGCTTCGCAGGCTTTGGCTAATTCAACCGCTAGCGTTGCAGAGGTTGTGGTGTTATCGACTAAAATAGCGCCCAGTTTTAAGCCTGCTAATACGCCATCTTCGCCATAAATGACACTGCGAACATCGCCATCATTACCGACACAAACAAAAACGATGTCTGAGCCTTGAGAGGCTTCTCGTGGGGTCGCTGCTGATTGTCCTTGATAGTCTTCTGCCCACTGTTTTGCTTTTGCTTCAGTGCGGTTATAAACCGTGGTTGAGAAACCTGCATTTTTTAGATGGCGAGCCATTGGGTAGCCCATTACGCCTAAGCCAATGAAGCTAACATTGATCTGTTCCATTAATACTTTCTCCGTAGATTCTAAAACTGTTACTTTTTATTTTATTGCTTATAAGTAAGGGGATAATTCTTTTGCCATGAATTCAGCAATCCAAGGTTGAGCCTCTGGCGTTGGGTGTAAGCCGTCTTTCATTATCCACTCTGGCTTAATGATGACATGCTCTAAGAAAAAAGGAACCAAAGGAATGTCATGTTTTTCACTGATCTTAGGATAAAGTGAACCAAACGCTTGGCTATAACGTTTACCATAGTTAGGCGGTACTTGGATTTGCATTAATAACGGTTGGGCATTTGAGGCGTTAATCAGTTTAATTAATTGCTCTAGATTTGAATTAATTTTTTGTGGCGGAAAACCACGTAAGCCATCGTTTGCACCTAATTCAATTAATACGATATCAGGGCTATGTTGCGTTAATAACGCGGGAAGTCGATCTAATCCATTGCCCGTCGTATCGCCAGAGATACTGCCATTAATTACCGTCGTGTCTTTATTTAAAGTGGCTAATTGTGTTGGTAATAATGAAGGCCAACTTTGCTCAATCGGCATATTATAACCGGCGCTCAAGCTGTCGCCTAAAATCAATAACGTTTGGCTATAGGCGTTTTTAAAAGGCAGCAAAACGCTGGATATAAGTAAGAAAGAGAACGTAAAAAAACGGCGCATGGTCATCCTTGAAATAATGAAGGTGGATTGAGGTAACAATGAAAAAGTTAGCGACACTTTGCAACCTTTATTTAAGCGTAAAGCAAAGAAAAAGAATTTAGTAACATTTGGTTAAAGAAGTGTAAATGAGTTTGCTCACGGTCGAGTGCTTAGGTATACAATGCAAACATAGCATTCAAATAATAAAAATAGACTCAAAGGATATGAATATGACATCAGCAATTACTGTTAACGGCGTGAGTAAATCCGTTATTTCGAATGAGACCGAACTGACTATTTTAAATGACATTTCCTTTGATGTCCTTTCTGGCCAAAGTATTGCCATCGTGGGCACCTCAGGGGCAGGAAAATCGACATTAATGACCTTATTGGCTGGGCTTGATGTCCCAAGCTCTGGTGAAATTGAATTATTAGGCCAAAAGCTATCAACGTTAGACGATGAAGAACGTGCGAAAATTCGCAGTGAATCCATTGGTTTTGTTTTTCAAAGTTTTTTACTTATCCCTTCGTTAACCGCCCTTGAAAATGTCACGTTACCTGCGATTTTACGCGGTGAAGGGGAAGATATTATTAAAGCAAAACAGCTATTAGAATCTGTCGGGTTATCCGGTCGTGAAACCCATTTGCCTTCTCAGCTGTCTGGCGGTGAGCAGCAACGTGTAGCATTGGCTCGTGCGTTTATGACTCAGCCTCGTATTTTATTTGCTGATGAACCAACAGGAAACCTAGATCAACAAACGGCTGAGAATGTCATTGAGTTGTTGTTTGATATGAACCAGAAACACGGTACAACATTAGTCCTAATCACGCATGACTCTAAACTTGCAGAACGATGTGACCGAACATTAACGATTAATGCAGGTTGCATTAAGGAAGTGTCGTAATGGGAATAAATCAAGCGTCGCAGCAAGGAAAAAAATCAGGCAATAAAATGGTGTTACGCTGGAGTTGGCGTGAGATATGGCAAGGTCAGTTATGGCCGGTGATGGCGGTGTTAACCTTAATTGTGGCGTGTGTGGTTGCCTTGTCAGCCTTGGCTATTCGTGTCGAAAAAGTCATGACAGAACAAGGTCGTTCTATGATGGCGGCTGATTTAGTATTCAGCTCGGCTAACCCAACCCCCGAATTTATTTTGCAACAAGCGCATGACCAACATTTAGTTTTATCTTCTCAAGTGCGCTTTCAAACCATGGCATTCAGTGATACAGGAATGCAATTGGTCAGTGTAAAGGCCGTTGAAAGTAATTACCCACTTCGCGGTGAGCTTTTATTAAAGGGAGACAATCACCAAACGCACACAAAGGTACAACCCGGCGAGGTATGGATAGCGGATCGTCTGTTGTCATTGTTGGATCTAAAAATTGGAGACGTGATTGCTGTTGGGGATGCAGAATTGCCGATAAGTGGCGTGATTGAATCTGAACCTGAGTTAGCGTTTAACCCATTCAGAACCATGCCAAGTGTGTTTATTCATCAATCTGATTTAGACAAAACCGGCGCGATTCAACTTGGGAGTCGTGTGAAATATCGAACGCTATTTAAAGGGGACGACAGTGCGATTTCTTTATTGCAAAGTGATTATGAATTAGAGGCAGGAGAACGGTGGATAAGTGAAGAAACTCAAGGTCGAACCGCCGATTTAATGCAAAAAGCCAAGCAGTATTTATCGCTGACTATCTTGATGGTGATATTAATGGCATCGGTCACTTTGGTGTTAACGTGTCAGCATTACGCGACCAGTCGTGCCAATACCGTTGCCATGTTAAAAAGCATGGGCGCAAGTAAACAATGGTTGAAACGTTGGTTGCTAAGCCAAGTGGGGTTGATGTTCTTTACTGGTGTGGTGGCTGGCTCATTAATTGGTCTTGGCTTAGAATTATTATTACGTATTCCATTGACGGGGATCTTACCTGAGAACCTACCAAGCTACGGTTGGCAACCATTTGTATTTGGCTCTGTGGTCGCGTTATTTATTGGTTTACCTGCATTGGGTATCCCTTTATTACGTTTATTAGATACCCCTGCGATTGCGGTTCTTCAATCTCAAACAACCAATCGTTCTAAAAAGGGTTTATGGCTTGTTGCTGTTCCAATCGTTGCCTTTTTATTGATGTATGGCACTAACCGTTTAGTCTGGATGGTCTCTGTCGGTTTAGTGGTGTTGTTTATCTTACTTGCTGGCATTAGCTATGGTTTAGTGTATTTATTTGGTCGCTTTAAGTGGGGCCCTGCCATGACATTGGCGCTTAGTCGTATTAAGCGTTCGCCAAAAAATAGCATGATGCAATTGGCTGCGTTGTCTGGCTCGTTGATGCTAGTTGCGGTGATTTGGTTAGTAAGAACCGATTTATTGGGTGACTGGCAACAAACGCTTCCGCCAGATGCGCCAAACGTATTTGCGATGAACATTGCGCCTTATGAACAACAAGAGTATTTGCAAAAATTAGATAATGAAAAGTTAGATCGCTCAGAAGGCTACCCAATTGTTCGTGGTCGTCTTACTGACATTAACGGCGAAAGTACCAAAGAGAAAATGAAAGGGGAAGGGCAAGGCTCTGAAGCATTACGACGTGAGATAAACTTTACGTGGCGTGATGCGTTACCCATTCATAATGAAGTGACAGCGGGAGAATGGACGAGTTCTAATGGGGTTTCTGTAGAGCAAGATGTTGCCAATGACTTGAATATTCAAATTGGAGATACGTTAAGTTTCTCAGTGAATAGTCAGCCTTTCTCTGCGGTGGTTAATTCAATTCGAGTGGTGGATTGGCAGAGCATGAAACCGAACTTCTATTTTATCTTCACGCCGGATGTGATTGCCGATTTACCAGCCACTTGGTTGGTGAGCTTTAAAGTAGATGACAATGAAAATACGTTATTGAATCAACTGGCTCGTGATTACCCAACCGTGAGTTTATTGGATTTTAGAACCATGGGTGGAAAGATCCAAGCCATGCTCGCGCAAATTACGTGGTCGTTAAGTGTATTAGCCGGTTTAGGTGTGGTGAGTGGCGTGTTATTGATATTCACTTTGCTTCGTTTGAGTTTGTATCAGCGCCAACGTGAAATCACCCTTTATCGAACGCTTGGGGCAAGCCGTCAGCGCATTAGTCAGACGTTATGGAGTGAATACGGCGTAATGGCATTAGCCGCAGGTTTTGTTGCTGTGATGGGTGCTGAGGCGATTGTCTTTAGCTTAGTGAAGTGGGGCTTTAAACTGGAGCCAACATTGCACATAGGCATGTGGATTGTGCTGCCATTACTCGCCATGATGATTGTATTTATGAGTTTGGCTAGTGTGATTAAGCAGTTATTGAAGCCGTTAAAGTAATCCTCGATTAATGAAGTGATAATCATACGATGAAGGAAGAAGATTTCAAGATAACATAATCTTCTTTCTTTATCGTATATTTGCACTGATGTTATTAATCCATATAAATTAATAACAACGAGATAGCGATTAAATTATATTAACTCTTAATCTAAAGCTCGTTTAATAATTATTTGGTTTGGAAAGTGGTGTCTCATTTGGTTAATGGTATAAGGTGATGTACCTTGTTCAATATCACCAATAGGCGCTTCAGTGGCAATTTCAATCGTTAATCCAAATTCATGAGATCTTGCTTCGAATGCATCAAATACTTCTTTTTCTTGCTTGGTGAGCTTAGTTAGATCTTTGCCTTCTAGTTCTAGCATATGATCCAATAGCCATTTATCTTTTGGTGTGATTATGTTGTCCTCGATAAAAATATTACGTATGACTCTACGCCTTAAATTTCAAAATTAAAATATAAATTATCGTTGATGTTTAGGACATGGATCGTTTGTATATCAGATGGTTAAATCTAAAGAGGGTAAGGTTGCAAGAATGTTTTCTGAGACGTATATAAACATAATTTTTAGCCGTATTGTTATTAACTACGTTAATTTAAATGAGGATTTATCGTGTTTAAAATTCAGTGAATTAAAGATAAAGTAATAGTTGATATCATTTTAAACTAAGAGTAATCTCAAAAAATAGATATATCATAAAGACTGCTCTGTATTTATGACTCATTAGGAATGAAATAATAAAATGGAGTTATAAATGTTAATAGTAGTCTACACTATTTTTTACATAACAACATTTAAGGTATTATTATGAAAAAGAGAACTCTTTTATTTTCACTTATATTAGCGTGTACGTCTACCCTTGCATTGGCTAACGATCACGATGCTAATTATCAGGATGAATTTTCACAGCCTGTATATGGAATCAACACGGTTGAATCGGTATTAAATGCGAATGCAGTTATTGATGATACTCCGATTCTATTAACTGGCTACTTAGTTGAACCTTTAGGAAAAGAAGTGTATTTGTTTAAAGACAATACCGGTTCATTAAATGTAAAAATTGATAGTGATAAATTGTCAGGTTTACAAGTAAAACCAAGTGATAAAGTGACAATTAAAGGTGAAGTCAATAAAGAAGACAATTACATTATTTATGTCAATGATGTCATCATGACTGATAAAAATTAATCAATATTGATTGAAACATATTAATCCTGTGAGTATGAGAAGCAATACATTACACTGCGTGTCTCGTTTATTTAAAGGATTACTATGAGAACTCTATTTTTAACGCTAGCCCTGACTTTTTCTGCTGGTGTTGCTGCAAATATTACGACTGAATCAACAGAGATTATTGGTGCCAAACCAACATTGATAACCACGCCTGTTGATACTAAAGCAGCGATGAAAGACATGATGCTGGCATTTAAGCAAAGTGAAGATGCGAGTTCAATTGATGAAATGACTCAATCAGTAATGCGATTAGATGCGTTAATTGATTACTTGAAACAAGAGAACTTCTCACCAGAAAAACAAGAGTTATATCAAGAAGGGTTTAACAAATTGTCTGTTTCTGTTGATCGTGTCAAATCCGAACTTGCCGCAGGAAACCTAGAACAAGCAAAAGACACATTAAATCAAGTTGATGACTTACGATCTGAATATCACAAAAAACGTAATCCGAGTATTTGGAGTAAAATATTCGGCTAATGGATGTGCTTATCTTATCGTGAGAGCCATAAAAATGGAGCCAATTAGGCTCCATTTTTATTATTAACGGTTATACATCTTATCGAAATTCTTCTAATTTAAATTAACATAAAGCTTAGCCTTTATCTGATCGTTGTCTTTTAAGCAATCATGCTTTGTTCTTTGCTATATTTTAATCTTTTATGACAAGGATTATTCTTTAAACCCTAAATTACATACAAAATTAAAGGTTAAGAATGAATACGATTAAGACAGCGACAGTTGCTTCATGTTTTTCTGTGACAGCTAAAATTATAATTAACAACCTAATTGCATCAGGGACTAGCATTGTCGCCTTTGGACGTAAAGGTGATGAAGAGCGTGCGAAAGAAATGGAAGAGAAATATGGTGATAAAATAACTGTTCTTCTTGGTGACTTGTCAGATGAAGAAGAGAGTAAGCAACTTGTTACAGAAGCTACCGGTATTTTAGGAAAGATTGAAGTTCATTATCATTGCACAGGTATTTATACTTGGAGGCATTGGAAAGACATTGATGTTAAAGAAGTGGATTTATTATTCAATGCTAACTTTACAACCGCTTTTGTATTTGGTCGTGAAATTTTCAATGCAATGGAGAAAAGTGGTGGTGGATCTATTATGTTCGTTTCAGCTCGTGACACCATCCGTAACATTCCTGCAGGTTTCGGTCCTTACATGGCGTCTAAACTTGCTTTGAATGGCCTTGTTGAAAGTATGGCAGCAGAAGGTGTAGCTTCTAATATTAAAATAAATGCTATTCTTCCTACTATTATTAACACAGAAGTAAATCGAATCGCGATGCCTGACGCAGATTACTCTACATGGGTTGATCCGAGTGAGATGGCAGAACTAATGATTGAATTGACTCAACCATCGAAAACAAATTTAAGCGGATCACTTATCGCTTTTAATGGAAAAATGCATTAAGTAAGGTGAAAAATGATCAAACGTTTGCAGTATTTTAATACCATTGTTGAAACGGGAAATATGTCAGAGACAAGTCGTATATTTGATGTACAACCTTCTTCTATTTCTCGACAACTTGCAGTATTAGAGAATGATCTTGGGGTCCGGCTTATAAATAGAAATAGCCGCAATATTGCTCTGACAGAAGCTGGGCATCGCTTCTATAGTTACTCTAAGCAAATTATTTTAGATCTTGATGAAGCCAAGCGTGTGATTAATGATTTGCAACAAGTACCAAGTGGTATGCTTAATCTTAGTGTCACTGTAGGGTTTGGTGAAGCGGTGATTATCCCTTTACTGCCTAAATTTAAAGCCGCGTATCCTGATGTCGATTTAAGAGTTGAGATAACAGAAAGAATAGTTGATTTAATTGAAGAAAATACAGATGTCGTAATTCGAAGTGGAAATTTAACGGATTCTTCAATGATCGCAACTCAATTGGCTACTAATGACTTTATATTATGCGCAAGCCCTATGTATTTAAAAGAAAATGGAACCCCTTTAGCTATAGATGACTTGGTTAATTATCTTTGTATTAAATACGGTTATGCAGGCTGGGGTAATTGGTTTTTAAAAGGCGAAAAATTAGAAAAAATTGAAATCGAAAATTCAATAGAAGTTAATACTGTGAACGGACAAAAGCAACTGGTTTTAAACCATGGAGGGCTAGCTTTAATTCCGCATTGGGCTGTGAAAAATGAATTAGAAAACGGGGATCTTGTTCAAGTCATGCGAGACCATCATTTTTGTCCATATG
Protein-coding sequences here:
- a CDS encoding LysR family transcriptional regulator gives rise to the protein MIKRLQYFNTIVETGNMSETSRIFDVQPSSISRQLAVLENDLGVRLINRNSRNIALTEAGHRFYSYSKQIILDLDEAKRVINDLQQVPSGMLNLSVTVGFGEAVIIPLLPKFKAAYPDVDLRVEITERIVDLIEENTDVVIRSGNLTDSSMIATQLATNDFILCASPMYLKENGTPLAIDDLVNYLCIKYGYAGWGNWFLKGEKLEKIEIENSIEVNTVNGQKQLVLNHGGLALIPHWAVKNELENGDLVQVMRDHHFCPYGKDTAVYAIFLRRELISPKIRVFLDFLKENLN